The proteins below come from a single Magallana gigas chromosome 10, xbMagGiga1.1, whole genome shotgun sequence genomic window:
- the LOC105344142 gene encoding sterol O-acyltransferase 1 isoform X2, protein MAEGNSNRPTENGFHKTMGESGEDITWLKMQSQMGYHRIKSQAQQLKQDLRQTVLQELDALVDGFLEDVEQMEGKEGLSNNVSFSELRPSVSESRHESMIKKREDGELPDKVFMPRSSVLTDLFKIKDVKTIYHIFVAILIVFSLNTLVYDLINEGRLNLNFDLIRYGMGKFSKVMELWMCMNLSTLLVVYPGFYYWSMNRTPGQKIGGYDIAGACCYVLYQLVFLVWPIHYIKENALPPGSSIIVTAEQIRLMMKVHAFVRENITKVLAYKKDDNNQGPLCPDFSKYLYFLFIPTLVYRDSYPRTQSIRWSYVVSNFGQVLACLFYTYYIFERFLVPVFRNFGREHITAKALILSVFGSMLPATLVLVLGFFAILHSWFNAFAEMMTFADRMFYKDWWNSTSFANYYRTWNIVVHDWLYTYIYKDISKLFPQRRSLAMACVFLISAVAHEYVLIMCFKFFYPVLFVMFMGAGFGFIFFKGVGRGWNVFLWLMLIMGNGMLMCLYSLEWYARQRCPENTDNFLDYLIPRSWTCDFEAMES, encoded by the exons ATGGCAGAAGGAAACTCTAACAGACCAACAGAAAACGGGTTTCATAAGACGATGGGGGAAAGTGGAGAAG ATATAACCTGGTTAAAGATGCAGTCTCAAATGGGCTACCACAGAATCAAATCTCAAGCACAG CAACTAAAGCAGGACCTTAGACAAACAGTTCTCCAAGAGCTTGACGCACTGGTGGATGGGTTCCTTGAGGACGTGGAGCAGATGGAGGGGAAGGAGGGACTGTCTAACAACGTCAGCTTCTCAGAACTCCGACCCAG tGTTTCAGAATCTAGGCATGAAAGTATGAT AAAAAAGAGAGAAGATGGAGAACTCCCAGACAAAGTGTTTATGCCCAGGAGCTCTGTACTGAC tgATCTTTTCAAGATAAAAGATGTAAAGACTATATATCATATCTTTGTGGCCATCTTGATTGTGTTCAGTCTCAACACGCTGGTGTACGACCTGATAAATGAAGGGAG GTTGAACCTGAACTTTGACCTGATCCGGTACGGTATGGGAAAGTTCTCCAAGGTGATGGAGCTGTGGATGTGTATGAACCTGTCCACGCTGCTGGTCGTATACCCGGGCTTCTACTACTGGTCCATGAATAGGACACCCGGCCAAAAAATAG GTGGATATGACATTGCAGGAGCGTGTTGCTATGTCCTTTACCAGTTGGTTTTTCTAGTCTGGCCAATACACTACATCAAGGAGAATGCTCTACCCCCAGGCTCCAGTATAATAGTCACAGCTGAACAG ATCAGATTAATGATGAAGGTCCATGCCTTTGTGagagaaaatattacaaaagtCTTAGCTTACAAAAAAG ATGACAATAACCAGGGCCCCCTGTGTCCCGATTTCTCCAAATACCTGTACTTCCTGTTTATCCCTACCCTAGTCTACAGGGATTCCTACCCAAG GACACAGAGCATTCGGTGGAGCTATGTGGTCAGTAACTTTGGACAGGTCCTGGCCTGTCTCTTCTACACCTACTACATCTTTGAGAGGTTCCTGGTGCCGGTGTTCCGTAACTTTGGTCGTGAGCACATCACGGCAAAAGCCCTGATCCTGTCCGTCTTTGGGTCCATGCTACCCGCTACTTTGGTGCTAGTCCTTG GTTTCTTTGCTATCTTACATTCATGGTTTAATGCCTTTGCCGAAATGATGACTTTTGCTGACAGAATGTTTTACAAG GATTGGTGGAATTCCACATCTTTTGCCAACTACTACAGGACGTGGAACATCGTGGTCCACGACTGGCTGTACACCTACATCTACAAGGACATCTCAAAG CTCTTCCCACAGAGGCGGTCGCTGGCCATGGCGTGTGTGTTCTTAATCTCGGCCGTGGCCCACGAGTACGTGTTGATCATGTGCTTCAAGTTCTTCTATCCAGTCTTATTCGTCATGTTCATGGGAGCAGGAT TTGGCTTCATCTTCTTTAAGGGAGTTGGTCGTGGCTGGAACGTCTTCCTGTGGTTGATGTTGATCATGGGTAATGGAATGTTGATGTGTCTATACAGTCTGGAATGGTACGCCAGACAGAGGTGTCCCGAAAACACG GACAACTTTCTGGATTATCTGATCCCAAGATCATGGACATGTGACTTTGAAGCTATGGAAAGTTAA
- the LOC105344142 gene encoding sterol O-acyltransferase 1 isoform X4: MAEGNSNRPTENGFHKTMGESGEDITWLKMQSQMGYHRIKSQAQQLKQDLRQTVLQELDALVDGFLEDVEQMEGKEGLSNNVSFSELRPRKKREDGELPDKVFMPRSSVLTDLFKIKDVKTIYHIFVAILIVFSLNTLVYDLINEGRLNLNFDLIRYGMGKFSKVMELWMCMNLSTLLVVYPGFYYWSMNRTPGQKIGGYDIAGACCYVLYQLVFLVWPIHYIKENALPPGSSIIVTAEQIRLMMKVHAFVRENITKVLAYKKDDNNQGPLCPDFSKYLYFLFIPTLVYRDSYPRTQSIRWSYVVSNFGQVLACLFYTYYIFERFLVPVFRNFGREHITAKALILSVFGSMLPATLVLVLGFFAILHSWFNAFAEMMTFADRMFYKDWWNSTSFANYYRTWNIVVHDWLYTYIYKDISKLFPQRRSLAMACVFLISAVAHEYVLIMCFKFFYPVLFVMFMGAGFGFIFFKGVGRGWNVFLWLMLIMGNGMLMCLYSLEWYARQRCPENTDNFLDYLIPRSWTCDFEAMES; this comes from the exons ATGGCAGAAGGAAACTCTAACAGACCAACAGAAAACGGGTTTCATAAGACGATGGGGGAAAGTGGAGAAG ATATAACCTGGTTAAAGATGCAGTCTCAAATGGGCTACCACAGAATCAAATCTCAAGCACAG CAACTAAAGCAGGACCTTAGACAAACAGTTCTCCAAGAGCTTGACGCACTGGTGGATGGGTTCCTTGAGGACGTGGAGCAGATGGAGGGGAAGGAGGGACTGTCTAACAACGTCAGCTTCTCAGAACTCCGACCCAG AAAAAAGAGAGAAGATGGAGAACTCCCAGACAAAGTGTTTATGCCCAGGAGCTCTGTACTGAC tgATCTTTTCAAGATAAAAGATGTAAAGACTATATATCATATCTTTGTGGCCATCTTGATTGTGTTCAGTCTCAACACGCTGGTGTACGACCTGATAAATGAAGGGAG GTTGAACCTGAACTTTGACCTGATCCGGTACGGTATGGGAAAGTTCTCCAAGGTGATGGAGCTGTGGATGTGTATGAACCTGTCCACGCTGCTGGTCGTATACCCGGGCTTCTACTACTGGTCCATGAATAGGACACCCGGCCAAAAAATAG GTGGATATGACATTGCAGGAGCGTGTTGCTATGTCCTTTACCAGTTGGTTTTTCTAGTCTGGCCAATACACTACATCAAGGAGAATGCTCTACCCCCAGGCTCCAGTATAATAGTCACAGCTGAACAG ATCAGATTAATGATGAAGGTCCATGCCTTTGTGagagaaaatattacaaaagtCTTAGCTTACAAAAAAG ATGACAATAACCAGGGCCCCCTGTGTCCCGATTTCTCCAAATACCTGTACTTCCTGTTTATCCCTACCCTAGTCTACAGGGATTCCTACCCAAG GACACAGAGCATTCGGTGGAGCTATGTGGTCAGTAACTTTGGACAGGTCCTGGCCTGTCTCTTCTACACCTACTACATCTTTGAGAGGTTCCTGGTGCCGGTGTTCCGTAACTTTGGTCGTGAGCACATCACGGCAAAAGCCCTGATCCTGTCCGTCTTTGGGTCCATGCTACCCGCTACTTTGGTGCTAGTCCTTG GTTTCTTTGCTATCTTACATTCATGGTTTAATGCCTTTGCCGAAATGATGACTTTTGCTGACAGAATGTTTTACAAG GATTGGTGGAATTCCACATCTTTTGCCAACTACTACAGGACGTGGAACATCGTGGTCCACGACTGGCTGTACACCTACATCTACAAGGACATCTCAAAG CTCTTCCCACAGAGGCGGTCGCTGGCCATGGCGTGTGTGTTCTTAATCTCGGCCGTGGCCCACGAGTACGTGTTGATCATGTGCTTCAAGTTCTTCTATCCAGTCTTATTCGTCATGTTCATGGGAGCAGGAT TTGGCTTCATCTTCTTTAAGGGAGTTGGTCGTGGCTGGAACGTCTTCCTGTGGTTGATGTTGATCATGGGTAATGGAATGTTGATGTGTCTATACAGTCTGGAATGGTACGCCAGACAGAGGTGTCCCGAAAACACG GACAACTTTCTGGATTATCTGATCCCAAGATCATGGACATGTGACTTTGAAGCTATGGAAAGTTAA
- the LOC105344142 gene encoding sterol O-acyltransferase 1 isoform X1 — MAEGNSNRPTENGFHKTMGESGEDITWLKMQSQMGYHRIKSQAQQLKQDLRQTVLQELDALVDGFLEDVEQMEGKEGLSNNVSFSELRPSVSESRHESMIRKKREDGELPDKVFMPRSSVLTDLFKIKDVKTIYHIFVAILIVFSLNTLVYDLINEGRLNLNFDLIRYGMGKFSKVMELWMCMNLSTLLVVYPGFYYWSMNRTPGQKIGGYDIAGACCYVLYQLVFLVWPIHYIKENALPPGSSIIVTAEQIRLMMKVHAFVRENITKVLAYKKDDNNQGPLCPDFSKYLYFLFIPTLVYRDSYPRTQSIRWSYVVSNFGQVLACLFYTYYIFERFLVPVFRNFGREHITAKALILSVFGSMLPATLVLVLGFFAILHSWFNAFAEMMTFADRMFYKDWWNSTSFANYYRTWNIVVHDWLYTYIYKDISKLFPQRRSLAMACVFLISAVAHEYVLIMCFKFFYPVLFVMFMGAGFGFIFFKGVGRGWNVFLWLMLIMGNGMLMCLYSLEWYARQRCPENTDNFLDYLIPRSWTCDFEAMES; from the exons ATGGCAGAAGGAAACTCTAACAGACCAACAGAAAACGGGTTTCATAAGACGATGGGGGAAAGTGGAGAAG ATATAACCTGGTTAAAGATGCAGTCTCAAATGGGCTACCACAGAATCAAATCTCAAGCACAG CAACTAAAGCAGGACCTTAGACAAACAGTTCTCCAAGAGCTTGACGCACTGGTGGATGGGTTCCTTGAGGACGTGGAGCAGATGGAGGGGAAGGAGGGACTGTCTAACAACGTCAGCTTCTCAGAACTCCGACCCAG tGTTTCAGAATCTAGGCATGAAAGTATGAT CAGAAAAAAGAGAGAAGATGGAGAACTCCCAGACAAAGTGTTTATGCCCAGGAGCTCTGTACTGAC tgATCTTTTCAAGATAAAAGATGTAAAGACTATATATCATATCTTTGTGGCCATCTTGATTGTGTTCAGTCTCAACACGCTGGTGTACGACCTGATAAATGAAGGGAG GTTGAACCTGAACTTTGACCTGATCCGGTACGGTATGGGAAAGTTCTCCAAGGTGATGGAGCTGTGGATGTGTATGAACCTGTCCACGCTGCTGGTCGTATACCCGGGCTTCTACTACTGGTCCATGAATAGGACACCCGGCCAAAAAATAG GTGGATATGACATTGCAGGAGCGTGTTGCTATGTCCTTTACCAGTTGGTTTTTCTAGTCTGGCCAATACACTACATCAAGGAGAATGCTCTACCCCCAGGCTCCAGTATAATAGTCACAGCTGAACAG ATCAGATTAATGATGAAGGTCCATGCCTTTGTGagagaaaatattacaaaagtCTTAGCTTACAAAAAAG ATGACAATAACCAGGGCCCCCTGTGTCCCGATTTCTCCAAATACCTGTACTTCCTGTTTATCCCTACCCTAGTCTACAGGGATTCCTACCCAAG GACACAGAGCATTCGGTGGAGCTATGTGGTCAGTAACTTTGGACAGGTCCTGGCCTGTCTCTTCTACACCTACTACATCTTTGAGAGGTTCCTGGTGCCGGTGTTCCGTAACTTTGGTCGTGAGCACATCACGGCAAAAGCCCTGATCCTGTCCGTCTTTGGGTCCATGCTACCCGCTACTTTGGTGCTAGTCCTTG GTTTCTTTGCTATCTTACATTCATGGTTTAATGCCTTTGCCGAAATGATGACTTTTGCTGACAGAATGTTTTACAAG GATTGGTGGAATTCCACATCTTTTGCCAACTACTACAGGACGTGGAACATCGTGGTCCACGACTGGCTGTACACCTACATCTACAAGGACATCTCAAAG CTCTTCCCACAGAGGCGGTCGCTGGCCATGGCGTGTGTGTTCTTAATCTCGGCCGTGGCCCACGAGTACGTGTTGATCATGTGCTTCAAGTTCTTCTATCCAGTCTTATTCGTCATGTTCATGGGAGCAGGAT TTGGCTTCATCTTCTTTAAGGGAGTTGGTCGTGGCTGGAACGTCTTCCTGTGGTTGATGTTGATCATGGGTAATGGAATGTTGATGTGTCTATACAGTCTGGAATGGTACGCCAGACAGAGGTGTCCCGAAAACACG GACAACTTTCTGGATTATCTGATCCCAAGATCATGGACATGTGACTTTGAAGCTATGGAAAGTTAA
- the LOC105344142 gene encoding sterol O-acyltransferase 1 isoform X3, whose product MAEGNSNRPTENGFHKTMGESGEDITWLKMQSQMGYHRIKSQAQQLKQDLRQTVLQELDALVDGFLEDVEQMEGKEGLSNNVSFSELRPSRKKREDGELPDKVFMPRSSVLTDLFKIKDVKTIYHIFVAILIVFSLNTLVYDLINEGRLNLNFDLIRYGMGKFSKVMELWMCMNLSTLLVVYPGFYYWSMNRTPGQKIGGYDIAGACCYVLYQLVFLVWPIHYIKENALPPGSSIIVTAEQIRLMMKVHAFVRENITKVLAYKKDDNNQGPLCPDFSKYLYFLFIPTLVYRDSYPRTQSIRWSYVVSNFGQVLACLFYTYYIFERFLVPVFRNFGREHITAKALILSVFGSMLPATLVLVLGFFAILHSWFNAFAEMMTFADRMFYKDWWNSTSFANYYRTWNIVVHDWLYTYIYKDISKLFPQRRSLAMACVFLISAVAHEYVLIMCFKFFYPVLFVMFMGAGFGFIFFKGVGRGWNVFLWLMLIMGNGMLMCLYSLEWYARQRCPENTDNFLDYLIPRSWTCDFEAMES is encoded by the exons ATGGCAGAAGGAAACTCTAACAGACCAACAGAAAACGGGTTTCATAAGACGATGGGGGAAAGTGGAGAAG ATATAACCTGGTTAAAGATGCAGTCTCAAATGGGCTACCACAGAATCAAATCTCAAGCACAG CAACTAAAGCAGGACCTTAGACAAACAGTTCTCCAAGAGCTTGACGCACTGGTGGATGGGTTCCTTGAGGACGTGGAGCAGATGGAGGGGAAGGAGGGACTGTCTAACAACGTCAGCTTCTCAGAACTCCGACCCAG CAGAAAAAAGAGAGAAGATGGAGAACTCCCAGACAAAGTGTTTATGCCCAGGAGCTCTGTACTGAC tgATCTTTTCAAGATAAAAGATGTAAAGACTATATATCATATCTTTGTGGCCATCTTGATTGTGTTCAGTCTCAACACGCTGGTGTACGACCTGATAAATGAAGGGAG GTTGAACCTGAACTTTGACCTGATCCGGTACGGTATGGGAAAGTTCTCCAAGGTGATGGAGCTGTGGATGTGTATGAACCTGTCCACGCTGCTGGTCGTATACCCGGGCTTCTACTACTGGTCCATGAATAGGACACCCGGCCAAAAAATAG GTGGATATGACATTGCAGGAGCGTGTTGCTATGTCCTTTACCAGTTGGTTTTTCTAGTCTGGCCAATACACTACATCAAGGAGAATGCTCTACCCCCAGGCTCCAGTATAATAGTCACAGCTGAACAG ATCAGATTAATGATGAAGGTCCATGCCTTTGTGagagaaaatattacaaaagtCTTAGCTTACAAAAAAG ATGACAATAACCAGGGCCCCCTGTGTCCCGATTTCTCCAAATACCTGTACTTCCTGTTTATCCCTACCCTAGTCTACAGGGATTCCTACCCAAG GACACAGAGCATTCGGTGGAGCTATGTGGTCAGTAACTTTGGACAGGTCCTGGCCTGTCTCTTCTACACCTACTACATCTTTGAGAGGTTCCTGGTGCCGGTGTTCCGTAACTTTGGTCGTGAGCACATCACGGCAAAAGCCCTGATCCTGTCCGTCTTTGGGTCCATGCTACCCGCTACTTTGGTGCTAGTCCTTG GTTTCTTTGCTATCTTACATTCATGGTTTAATGCCTTTGCCGAAATGATGACTTTTGCTGACAGAATGTTTTACAAG GATTGGTGGAATTCCACATCTTTTGCCAACTACTACAGGACGTGGAACATCGTGGTCCACGACTGGCTGTACACCTACATCTACAAGGACATCTCAAAG CTCTTCCCACAGAGGCGGTCGCTGGCCATGGCGTGTGTGTTCTTAATCTCGGCCGTGGCCCACGAGTACGTGTTGATCATGTGCTTCAAGTTCTTCTATCCAGTCTTATTCGTCATGTTCATGGGAGCAGGAT TTGGCTTCATCTTCTTTAAGGGAGTTGGTCGTGGCTGGAACGTCTTCCTGTGGTTGATGTTGATCATGGGTAATGGAATGTTGATGTGTCTATACAGTCTGGAATGGTACGCCAGACAGAGGTGTCCCGAAAACACG GACAACTTTCTGGATTATCTGATCCCAAGATCATGGACATGTGACTTTGAAGCTATGGAAAGTTAA